A single window of Leptospira koniambonensis DNA harbors:
- a CDS encoding LIC13259/LIC11441 family protein — MKKLHYLFLIFILSTGNLFSHEGKETFVLREVAKIHSSIYSETPGNLDVQKLVQLLKETADHKKDTEKFKKALPIAEELGKATDLSKKRELFERLSKELESIVGHHDKSGVSVFYCPMLKKKWLASGKEIKNPYDSKMKNCGEIIHEAK; from the coding sequence ATGAAGAAATTACATTATCTATTTTTAATTTTCATCTTAAGTACAGGAAATCTATTTTCTCATGAAGGAAAAGAAACATTCGTTCTGAGAGAAGTTGCCAAGATCCACTCTTCTATCTACTCGGAAACTCCTGGAAATCTGGATGTTCAAAAATTAGTCCAACTCTTGAAGGAAACTGCAGATCACAAGAAAGATACTGAAAAATTTAAAAAAGCACTTCCGATCGCAGAAGAGTTAGGTAAAGCTACCGACCTTTCTAAAAAGAGAGAATTATTCGAACGTCTATCCAAAGAGTTGGAATCGATTGTTGGTCATCATGATAAATCAGGAGTTTCCGTCTTCTATTGCCCAATGCTCAAGAAAAAATGGTTAGCTTCCGGTAAAGAGATCAAAAATCCATACGATTCCAAAATGAAAAACTGCGGAGAGATCATACATGAAGCCAAATGA
- a CDS encoding TolC family protein, producing the protein MNARLIVLISIYTLFSSAVYAEKKSLEEILDVLVKEHPESKSLAGLSQAHKSHSDATGILPDPKIGVAFRNYPTRGGYSTSDRALDTPTMTGVELSVSQEFPFPGKLSTEKKISKLMQIESNFAYIAGVNRILGDFFSRLNKYKYSEKKKAINERILTILGAQKSISENSYSYGENTLSGILKATVAKTEAIEKETEYNTQLKDLKSQIEYYQISDKISFSDLYSIDLDSFLENKNEELEALILAQSSLIEDSPEYKIQAEEEKRLKEQAKLTKYSLAPQTEVFFSYMKRRSQTFALDQGPLNYGVMDTTEYRGDLFSFGMNMRVPVWSALKWNSITGETEHLAEVGKDSVEKTRVQMLSELNRNLAYIKGVSNQIRLVEKRLIPELEKSARAGSFQYASGKVNVQDTLLAQTEILNTKIRLEDLKERKNESILNTLKLLSFIYKNNKTPEHDKHN; encoded by the coding sequence ATGAACGCAAGACTTATTGTCTTAATATCAATTTATACATTATTTTCATCCGCAGTATATGCGGAAAAGAAGAGCCTAGAAGAAATATTGGATGTATTAGTAAAAGAACATCCTGAATCCAAATCATTAGCTGGACTTTCTCAGGCTCATAAATCTCATTCTGACGCGACTGGTATATTGCCAGATCCTAAAATTGGAGTGGCTTTCAGAAATTATCCAACTCGTGGAGGGTATTCCACTTCTGATCGAGCATTGGATACACCTACTATGACAGGGGTAGAATTATCCGTATCTCAAGAATTTCCATTTCCTGGAAAATTGAGTACAGAAAAAAAGATCTCTAAACTAATGCAGATAGAATCAAACTTTGCTTATATAGCGGGAGTAAATCGGATTTTAGGAGATTTTTTCAGTCGATTGAATAAATACAAATATTCTGAAAAGAAAAAGGCAATCAACGAAAGAATATTAACTATTCTTGGAGCCCAAAAGTCTATTAGCGAAAACTCATATTCTTATGGAGAAAATACTCTATCAGGAATTTTAAAGGCAACAGTTGCCAAAACAGAAGCAATTGAAAAAGAAACAGAATATAATACTCAATTAAAAGATCTAAAGTCACAAATAGAGTATTATCAGATTTCGGATAAAATTAGCTTCTCCGATCTATATTCCATCGATTTGGATTCTTTTTTAGAAAATAAAAATGAAGAATTAGAGGCTCTGATTCTTGCACAATCCTCGTTGATTGAAGATTCTCCAGAATATAAGATCCAAGCAGAAGAAGAAAAACGTTTAAAGGAACAGGCGAAACTCACCAAGTATAGTCTTGCTCCTCAAACAGAAGTTTTTTTCTCCTATATGAAACGTAGATCCCAGACTTTCGCATTGGACCAAGGTCCCTTAAATTATGGGGTGATGGATACCACTGAATATAGAGGAGATCTTTTTAGTTTTGGAATGAATATGAGAGTCCCAGTTTGGTCTGCTCTCAAATGGAATTCTATTACTGGAGAAACTGAACATCTTGCGGAAGTAGGTAAGGACTCTGTTGAAAAAACAAGAGTTCAAATGCTTTCCGAACTAAATAGAAACCTGGCCTATATCAAAGGTGTTTCCAATCAAATTCGTTTGGTAGAAAAAAGACTGATCCCTGAATTAGAAAAATCAGCCAGAGCAGGTTCCTTCCAATATGCTTCTGGAAAAGTAAATGTCCAGGATACACTTCTCGCTCAAACTGAGATCTTAAACACTAAAATCCGTTTAGAAGATCTGAAAGAACGTAAAAACGAATCTATTTTAAATACATTAAAATTACTAAGTTTTATCTATAAAAACAATAAAACTCCGGAACATGATAAACATAACTGA